A DNA window from Thermococcus sp. 4557 contains the following coding sequences:
- a CDS encoding geranylgeranylglycerol-phosphate geranylgeranyltransferase: protein MEFKAFIEITRPHNCALAGVVGVLGSIVAVGHLPDALTTALVFLVVTLGCAGGNTINDYFDYEIDKINRPDRPLPRGAMDRRTALYYSLLLFAVGLVLAYMINVYAFLLAIIAYATMFLYAWKLKPLPFVGNLVVAGLTGATPLYGAVSVEHLGLAGYLAVCAFLVNVAREVIKDIEDVEGDLAKGARTLPIVWGKRNAAYLAATFAVLTVVASFLPITAGVGLGYYAMVPVDVIILYAAYRILRSQEREAAHSSQKLLKVSIFLAVMAFMIAALV, encoded by the coding sequence ATGGAATTCAAGGCCTTCATCGAGATAACCCGGCCCCACAACTGCGCCCTGGCCGGGGTGGTGGGTGTCCTCGGGTCGATCGTGGCGGTGGGCCACCTCCCCGACGCCCTGACGACGGCCCTCGTCTTCCTGGTGGTCACCCTGGGGTGCGCCGGGGGCAACACGATAAACGACTACTTCGACTACGAGATAGATAAAATAAACCGTCCTGACAGACCGCTCCCCAGGGGTGCCATGGACAGGAGAACGGCGCTCTACTACTCCCTGCTGCTCTTCGCGGTGGGGCTGGTGCTGGCGTACATGATAAACGTTTACGCCTTCCTGCTGGCCATTATAGCGTACGCTACCATGTTCCTCTACGCCTGGAAGCTCAAGCCTCTGCCCTTCGTCGGCAACCTCGTCGTCGCTGGCCTGACCGGTGCGACTCCGCTCTACGGTGCGGTCTCCGTCGAGCACCTCGGCCTGGCAGGCTACCTGGCGGTGTGTGCCTTCCTGGTCAACGTGGCGCGTGAAGTTATAAAGGATATAGAGGACGTTGAAGGTGACCTTGCGAAGGGCGCCAGGACCCTGCCCATCGTGTGGGGGAAGAGGAACGCGGCCTACCTCGCTGCTACCTTCGCGGTGCTGACGGTGGTGGCGTCCTTCCTCCCGATAACGGCGGGGGTCGGTCTCGGCTACTACGCGATGGTGCCGGTTGACGTTATAATCCTCTACGCGGCGTACCGCATACTCCGCTCCCAGGAGAGAGAAGCGGCTCACAGCTCCCAGAAGCTGCTTAAGGTGAGCATATTCCTGGCCGTGATGGCTTTCATGATCGCGGCGCTGGTTTGA
- the engB gene encoding GTP-binding protein EngB, whose protein sequence is MIIFVGRSNVGKSTLIFRLTGKWVKRGKRPGVTRKPVEINWRGKLVVDMPGFGFMSGVPKAKQERIKDEIVHFIEDNADDIELAVLVVDGKAAPEIIERWEKRGEIPIDVEFYAFLRELGIPVIVAVNKMDKIKNLQKTINFLAEKFGVPYSEVPETFIPISAKFGKNLLELRKLMEKKLGEGRKKPSAETESEDFENDVGDGLLDAVE, encoded by the coding sequence ATGATAATATTCGTGGGACGTTCGAACGTTGGCAAGAGCACGCTCATCTTCCGCCTGACCGGCAAGTGGGTCAAGAGGGGTAAGAGGCCAGGGGTTACGAGGAAGCCAGTGGAGATAAACTGGCGCGGGAAGCTGGTTGTGGACATGCCGGGCTTCGGCTTCATGAGCGGTGTTCCAAAGGCGAAGCAGGAGAGGATCAAGGACGAGATAGTTCACTTCATCGAGGACAACGCCGACGACATCGAGCTGGCGGTTCTGGTGGTTGATGGCAAAGCCGCCCCGGAGATAATAGAGCGCTGGGAGAAACGGGGTGAGATACCTATCGACGTGGAGTTCTACGCCTTCCTCAGGGAGCTGGGAATCCCTGTGATAGTCGCAGTCAACAAGATGGACAAGATAAAGAACCTTCAGAAAACCATAAACTTCCTGGCGGAGAAGTTCGGCGTTCCCTACAGCGAGGTGCCAGAGACGTTCATACCGATATCCGCCAAATTCGGAAAGAACCTGCTGGAGCTGAGGAAGCTCATGGAGAAGAAGCTTGGGGAGGGCAGGAAAAAGCCCTCCGCGGAAACGGAGTCAGAGGACTTCGAGAACGATGTGGGTGATGGTCTCCTTGACGCCGTCGAGTGA
- a CDS encoding Clp1/GlmU family protein, with product MNKAGYTTDVPEDRFVLLDELSSRDRPLRVMLVGGTDSGKTTLLTFLANGLAERGLRVAIVDSDVGQKGILPPATVSLAFVDGPFSSPSELRGHAHYFIGTTTPGQYVGEMAVGVKRLTDIAAEKADIVLIDTTGFVTGTGVELKRLKAELVRPDLIVLLEREGEMEYLRKVLAPYGEVVTLQVSPAAREHSRRERREVRREKWRAYFSNSRTVEVDLTKVIPGGTELFRGRPLTEEERELLSTLFKWLVVAGWKGEHYTVVKVDAEGFSRQYGRPALHAVDFERLSNLLVGFIDGQGLCMGVGILKWINFSGMKAQVLTPLSEEEVENAAELRFGRIQVLENGEELGLLRREEL from the coding sequence ATGAACAAGGCGGGATACACCACGGATGTCCCTGAGGATCGTTTCGTCCTTTTAGATGAACTGTCCTCCAGAGACCGGCCCCTTCGGGTTATGCTCGTCGGGGGGACCGACAGCGGCAAGACGACGCTCCTCACGTTCCTGGCCAACGGCCTGGCTGAGAGGGGTCTTCGGGTCGCGATTGTGGACAGCGACGTTGGCCAGAAGGGAATCCTCCCGCCCGCGACGGTCAGCCTCGCCTTCGTGGACGGGCCTTTCTCCAGCCCAAGCGAACTCAGGGGACACGCCCACTACTTCATAGGGACGACCACCCCTGGCCAGTACGTCGGTGAGATGGCGGTGGGGGTTAAGAGGCTCACGGACATCGCCGCCGAAAAGGCTGACATCGTTCTTATAGACACCACCGGCTTCGTCACGGGGACGGGGGTTGAGCTGAAGCGCCTCAAAGCCGAACTCGTTAGGCCGGACCTCATCGTTCTGCTCGAGCGGGAGGGGGAGATGGAATACCTGCGAAAGGTCCTCGCCCCGTACGGTGAGGTCGTCACGCTCCAGGTCAGCCCCGCCGCTAGGGAACACTCGCGCCGGGAACGCAGGGAAGTCAGGCGGGAGAAGTGGAGGGCGTACTTTTCGAACTCCCGGACTGTTGAAGTGGATTTGACGAAGGTGATTCCGGGGGGCACGGAGCTCTTCCGCGGCAGGCCCCTGACGGAGGAGGAGCGCGAACTGCTCTCCACGCTCTTCAAGTGGCTCGTGGTGGCTGGGTGGAAGGGGGAGCACTACACCGTCGTCAAGGTCGATGCAGAGGGCTTTTCGAGGCAGTACGGCCGTCCGGCCCTCCACGCCGTTGATTTTGAGAGGCTGAGCAACCTCCTTGTGGGTTTCATAGACGGGCAAGGTCTGTGCATGGGCGTTGGCATACTGAAGTGGATAAACTTCAGCGGAATGAAGGCTCAGGTCCTCACCCCCCTCTCCGAGGAAGAGGTTGAGAATGCTGCGGAACTGCGCTTTGGCCGTATACAGGTGCTTGAAAATGGTGAGGAACTCGGTCTCCTCAGGCGGGAGGAGCTGTAG
- a CDS encoding metal-dependent transcriptional regulator, whose translation MEVSKREEEYLETMYILYKNKGIIRVKDIAKMMRVKPPSVVDALKKLSEKGLVEYEKYDRILLTDAGREIAEATYSKHLLLTQFFIDILGIPPEIAEHDACQFEHYVSEVTVQRIREFAQFIQEQCPYVLKQFLKEKLAENTESK comes from the coding sequence TTGGAGGTAAGCAAGAGGGAAGAGGAATACCTCGAGACCATGTACATACTTTACAAGAACAAGGGCATCATCCGCGTCAAGGACATAGCCAAGATGATGCGCGTCAAGCCGCCCAGCGTCGTCGATGCCCTGAAGAAGCTCTCGGAGAAGGGACTGGTGGAGTACGAGAAGTACGACAGGATTCTGCTGACCGACGCCGGCAGGGAGATAGCCGAGGCAACCTACTCAAAGCACCTGCTCCTCACGCAGTTCTTCATTGACATCCTGGGCATCCCGCCTGAGATAGCCGAGCACGACGCCTGCCAGTTCGAGCACTACGTCAGCGAGGTAACCGTGCAGAGGATAAGGGAGTTCGCCCAGTTCATTCAGGAGCAGTGCCCCTACGTTCTCAAGCAGTTCCTCAAGGAGAAGCTGGCCGAGAACACCGAATCCAAGTGA
- a CDS encoding Lrp/AsnC family transcriptional regulator has product MEEKATLTPRQIKLLRKFYEEGKTIEVHTVEKTQDELADELGITRQALSNHLKVLKELGYIRTGRGFIDLTDRALDLLGEKKGDVFVFVRIEPTKRRQVYEAIKRLKIKKIYRVTGDIDLIVEADKTRLDEILEEISSLDGVKETITHIVLEVL; this is encoded by the coding sequence ATGGAGGAGAAGGCAACCCTTACCCCGAGGCAGATCAAACTGCTCAGGAAGTTCTACGAGGAGGGCAAGACCATAGAGGTTCACACCGTTGAGAAGACCCAGGACGAGCTTGCGGACGAGCTCGGGATAACCAGGCAGGCTCTCAGCAACCACCTCAAGGTTCTCAAGGAGCTGGGTTACATAAGAACCGGAAGGGGCTTCATAGACCTGACCGACAGGGCCCTCGACCTTCTCGGCGAGAAGAAGGGCGATGTGTTTGTGTTCGTGAGAATAGAGCCCACGAAGAGAAGGCAGGTTTACGAGGCAATAAAGAGACTCAAAATAAAGAAGATATACCGCGTCACCGGCGACATAGACCTCATCGTTGAGGCGGACAAGACCCGCCTCGACGAGATACTCGAGGAGATATCCTCACTCGACGGCGTCAAGGAGACCATCACCCACATCGTTCTCGAAGTCCTCTGA
- a CDS encoding replication factor A complex, RPA14 subunit, with amino-acid sequence MEEVRFRRRKPAVERRISEIRDDDTRISLIGKAFKVDKMDYTFWLDDGTGVILIESEENVLPSEGQVVRVIGRVIRNEEETHIYGEVVQDFSGADLDALEEIRELERKVLPRVEGIVEFFGGEEI; translated from the coding sequence ATGGAGGAAGTCAGGTTCAGGCGCAGAAAGCCCGCCGTCGAGAGGCGAATAAGCGAGATACGCGACGACGATACGAGGATTTCACTCATCGGCAAGGCATTCAAGGTCGATAAGATGGACTACACCTTCTGGCTCGACGACGGAACCGGCGTCATACTCATAGAGAGCGAGGAGAACGTCCTCCCATCTGAGGGGCAGGTGGTCAGGGTCATAGGACGCGTGATAAGGAACGAGGAGGAGACCCACATCTACGGCGAGGTCGTGCAGGACTTCAGCGGCGCAGACCTGGACGCCCTTGAGGAGATAAGGGAGCTCGAAAGGAAGGTTCTGCCCAGGGTGGAGGGCATCGTGGAGTTCTTCGGGGGTGAGGAGATATGA
- a CDS encoding preprotein translocase subunit Sec61beta, translated as MAKEKTTLPPTGAGLMRFFDEDTRAIKISPRGVIAVTLILVALEILLHAFGPQLFG; from the coding sequence ATGGCAAAGGAGAAGACCACACTTCCCCCGACCGGTGCCGGTCTCATGAGGTTCTTCGACGAGGACACCAGGGCGATAAAGATAAGCCCGAGGGGCGTCATTGCGGTGACGCTCATACTCGTGGCCCTGGAGATACTCCTGCACGCCTTTGGCCCGCAGCTCTTCGGTTAA
- a CDS encoding OB-fold nucleic acid binding domain-containing protein: protein MKKRLPASRVYIRDIIDGYYVRSEGDFEPNYLITKDARKVYRVKVVATVVREPVISEDETYGKLQIDDGTGTIWVLGFRDDTRFVRLVKKGDLVQIIGKVGEWREDKQILVEGITKVEPNMWILHRFETLKEKVEHAKKARIAFEIYDKYGITAKAKVIAKNRGVSEEMLITIDELYTMMLEQRSTEEALLEEEEIIEAEEAKEENPELEKAKKAVLDLLQEKGKALSHKFIVKKLSSDFDEELIEDAITQLLADGEIYEPEIGYYEPL, encoded by the coding sequence ATGAAGAAGCGCCTGCCAGCGAGCAGGGTCTACATCAGGGACATCATCGACGGCTACTACGTCAGGAGTGAGGGTGACTTCGAGCCGAACTATCTGATAACCAAGGACGCCAGAAAGGTTTACCGCGTCAAGGTCGTCGCCACGGTCGTCCGCGAGCCTGTGATAAGCGAGGACGAGACCTACGGCAAGCTCCAGATCGACGACGGGACCGGAACGATATGGGTTCTCGGCTTCCGCGACGACACACGCTTTGTGAGGCTCGTGAAGAAGGGCGACCTCGTGCAGATAATCGGAAAGGTCGGGGAGTGGCGCGAGGACAAGCAGATACTCGTCGAGGGGATAACCAAGGTCGAGCCCAACATGTGGATACTCCACCGCTTCGAGACCCTCAAAGAGAAGGTCGAGCACGCAAAGAAGGCCAGGATTGCCTTTGAGATATACGACAAGTACGGCATCACCGCGAAGGCAAAGGTCATCGCCAAGAACAGGGGCGTGAGCGAGGAGATGCTGATAACGATAGACGAGCTCTACACCATGATGCTCGAGCAGAGGAGCACGGAGGAAGCCCTGCTTGAAGAGGAGGAAATCATCGAAGCCGAGGAGGCCAAAGAGGAGAACCCCGAGCTCGAGAAAGCCAAGAAGGCAGTCCTCGACCTGCTCCAGGAGAAGGGCAAGGCGCTCTCCCACAAGTTCATCGTCAAGAAGCTCTCCTCCGACTTCGATGAGGAGCTCATCGAGGACGCAATCACCCAGCTCCTCGCGGATGGGGAGATATACGAGCCGGAGATAGGCTACTACGAACCCCTCTGA
- a CDS encoding NCS2 family permease yields the protein MGWFENYFEFDRHGTDMKTEILAGVTTFMTMAYILFVNPSILSDAMGKEAFNSLVAVTALAAGFATILMGLYAKKPFALAPGMGLNAYFAYSVVLGMGYDWRVALAAVFIEGLIFIVLSVTKVRSAIIHAIPLSQKYAVGAGIGLFLTFIGLNDVGLLTAVVNDSGVLQLTGLNASALTSGEILLFFFGLFLAMVLIALRVKGSLLISIITTSVIGWITGVAPWPEHLFSTPDLSYTFMQMDLQGLLNVGALGVVFAFFMVDFFDTLGTVTGLSAKAGFLTEDGKVPDAEKVLLTDAIGTTVGAVLGTSTVTTYIESAAGIEEGGRTGMTALVTGLLFLGIGLFIAPLAGAIPAFATAPALVIVGYYMLSAIREVNFADHTEAIPAFLVLITIPYTYSIADGIGIGFISYTILKLFSGRREEIHPLMYALSIIFLAYFAYLGGAF from the coding sequence ATGGGATGGTTCGAGAACTACTTCGAGTTTGATAGGCACGGCACGGATATGAAGACCGAGATCCTGGCGGGCGTTACCACCTTCATGACGATGGCGTACATCCTCTTCGTAAACCCATCCATACTCAGCGATGCCATGGGTAAAGAGGCCTTCAACTCCCTCGTGGCGGTTACCGCTCTGGCCGCTGGCTTCGCGACCATTCTGATGGGCCTCTACGCCAAGAAGCCCTTCGCCCTCGCGCCGGGAATGGGGCTGAACGCCTACTTCGCATACAGCGTCGTTCTGGGAATGGGCTACGACTGGCGCGTTGCCCTCGCTGCGGTCTTCATTGAAGGTCTCATCTTCATAGTCCTCAGCGTCACCAAGGTCAGGAGCGCGATAATCCACGCGATACCGCTCAGTCAGAAGTACGCGGTCGGTGCCGGAATAGGCCTCTTCCTGACGTTCATCGGCCTCAACGACGTCGGCCTCCTCACGGCGGTCGTGAACGACTCGGGAGTGCTTCAGCTCACCGGACTCAACGCCTCCGCCCTGACCAGCGGCGAAATACTGCTGTTCTTCTTCGGGCTCTTCCTCGCGATGGTTCTCATCGCGCTCCGCGTTAAGGGCTCGCTCCTGATATCCATCATAACCACCAGCGTCATCGGCTGGATTACCGGCGTCGCCCCCTGGCCCGAGCACCTGTTCTCAACCCCGGACCTCAGCTACACGTTCATGCAGATGGACCTCCAGGGACTCCTCAACGTGGGGGCGCTGGGGGTTGTCTTCGCGTTCTTCATGGTGGACTTCTTCGACACGCTGGGAACGGTTACGGGCCTGAGTGCCAAGGCGGGCTTCCTCACGGAGGACGGAAAGGTTCCAGACGCCGAGAAGGTTCTTCTCACCGATGCGATAGGTACGACCGTCGGAGCCGTCCTCGGAACCTCAACGGTCACGACCTACATCGAGAGCGCGGCCGGAATAGAGGAGGGCGGAAGGACTGGAATGACGGCACTCGTCACCGGGCTGCTCTTCCTCGGAATAGGTCTCTTCATAGCGCCGCTGGCGGGGGCCATACCTGCCTTCGCAACGGCACCGGCCCTTGTCATCGTCGGTTACTACATGCTCAGCGCCATCAGGGAGGTGAACTTCGCGGACCACACAGAGGCCATCCCGGCCTTCCTCGTTCTCATAACCATACCCTACACCTACTCGATAGCCGACGGAATAGGCATCGGCTTCATCAGCTACACGATACTCAAGCTCTTCAGCGGCAGAAGGGAAGAAATACACCCGCTGATGTACGCCCTCTCGATAATCTTCCTGGCCTACTTCGCCTACCTGGGCGGGGCCTTCTGA
- the scpB gene encoding SMC-Scp complex subunit ScpB, with protein MGLLEDKALVEAALFVSGRPLSVKELSRALGIRSLDYLEKLIELIAAEYTERKSAIEVVRVLGDKYVMQVKQEYSQRVVHLMPRPDLRTGELKTLALIAYLQPIEQSKVVKLRGSQAYEHIRKLLEMGLIYAEPYERTKLLGTTPKFAELYGFPENDPNIIKEAFGKVVHAEYSDLIAKLDGRSNEEPDEPGESEEKPGETTGAEESGGIETIPEAEE; from the coding sequence ATGGGACTGCTCGAAGACAAGGCACTCGTGGAAGCGGCCCTCTTCGTTTCTGGAAGGCCCCTTAGCGTCAAGGAGCTCTCAAGGGCGCTCGGCATAAGGTCACTCGACTACCTGGAGAAGCTCATCGAACTTATAGCCGCGGAGTACACCGAGAGAAAGAGCGCCATAGAGGTCGTCAGGGTTCTGGGGGACAAGTACGTCATGCAGGTGAAGCAGGAGTACAGCCAGCGCGTCGTCCATCTGATGCCCAGGCCGGACCTCCGGACTGGAGAGCTCAAAACCCTCGCGCTCATAGCCTACCTCCAGCCGATAGAGCAGAGCAAGGTGGTGAAGCTCAGGGGAAGTCAGGCCTACGAGCACATAAGGAAGCTCCTCGAGATGGGCCTCATCTACGCCGAGCCTTACGAGAGGACGAAGCTCCTCGGAACAACGCCGAAGTTCGCCGAGCTCTACGGCTTCCCGGAGAACGACCCCAACATAATCAAGGAGGCCTTTGGAAAGGTTGTTCACGCAGAGTACAGCGACCTCATAGCGAAGCTCGATGGACGGAGCAATGAAGAGCCAGATGAACCCGGAGAGTCCGAAGAGAAACCCGGTGAAACCACAGGGGCCGAAGAATCCGGCGGCATCGAAACGATTCCTGAGGCCGAGGAGTGA
- a CDS encoding OB-fold nucleic acid binding domain-containing protein: MGVLTKEQIIEMIEGQKGLSRDEIEEKIAQIAVREGISEHAAAVMLAEELGVNLEGREELLHIADLVPGMTGVNVVARVMRKYPPREYKKRDGSTGHVANLIIYDSTGKTRLVLWDGLVAKYYNELNPGDVIKIIDPSVREGRNGIELHANFRTRIIPNPEDPRAGEIPPLEEVRSYNYQRRKIGDLMGGEKFVEVRGTVARLYRVTVYDACPQCRRKVDYDPTTESWICPEHGEVKPTKITIVDFGLDDSTGYIRTTLFGDDAAELIGRDPEEIAEKLRELVESGLTLREAGRKLAEDEYYYLLGREIVVRGNVVDDKFLGLILKAFGWDEVDPRREIARVRAELKKAIMELEGGE; this comes from the coding sequence ATGGGAGTACTGACCAAGGAGCAGATTATCGAGATGATCGAAGGGCAAAAGGGCCTTTCGAGGGATGAAATCGAGGAAAAAATAGCCCAGATCGCGGTCCGCGAGGGCATCTCGGAGCACGCCGCCGCTGTCATGCTGGCCGAGGAACTCGGGGTCAACCTTGAGGGAAGGGAGGAGCTCCTCCACATAGCCGACCTCGTGCCCGGAATGACCGGCGTTAACGTCGTTGCGAGGGTAATGAGGAAGTACCCGCCGAGGGAGTACAAGAAGAGGGACGGCTCAACCGGCCACGTGGCCAACCTCATAATCTACGACTCAACAGGTAAGACGCGGCTCGTTCTCTGGGACGGCCTCGTCGCCAAGTACTACAACGAGCTCAACCCCGGTGATGTCATCAAAATCATCGACCCCAGCGTGAGAGAGGGCAGGAACGGTATAGAGCTCCACGCCAACTTCAGGACGAGGATAATTCCGAACCCGGAGGATCCGAGGGCCGGGGAGATACCCCCGCTCGAGGAGGTCAGGAGCTACAACTACCAGAGGAGGAAGATAGGGGACCTCATGGGAGGGGAGAAGTTCGTCGAGGTTCGCGGAACCGTGGCGAGGCTCTACCGCGTGACGGTCTACGACGCCTGCCCGCAGTGCAGGAGGAAGGTGGACTACGACCCGACCACCGAGTCGTGGATATGCCCCGAGCACGGCGAGGTGAAGCCCACGAAGATAACCATAGTGGACTTCGGCCTCGACGACTCGACCGGCTACATAAGGACGACCCTATTCGGAGACGATGCCGCGGAGCTTATCGGCAGGGACCCCGAAGAGATAGCCGAGAAGCTCAGGGAGCTCGTTGAGAGCGGTTTGACCCTCAGGGAGGCCGGAAGGAAGCTCGCGGAGGATGAGTATTACTACCTGCTGGGCAGGGAGATAGTCGTCAGGGGCAACGTCGTGGACGACAAGTTCCTGGGACTCATACTGAAGGCCTTCGGCTGGGACGAGGTCGATCCGAGGCGCGAGATAGCCAGGGTGAGGGCCGAGCTGAAGAAGGCCATAATGGAGCTTGAGGGTGGTGAGTGA
- a CDS encoding ABC transporter ATP-binding protein — translation MVRVEFKGVLKEWEDFRLEISELDVKDGEFLTLLGPSGCGKTTTLRMIAGFEKPERGEILFDGRRVNDLPPYERGIGIVFQDYALFPHMTVFKNIAFGLEMKGLPRGEIERKVKWALELVGLEGLENRYPEQLSGGQQQRVALARALVVEPEVLLLDEPLSNLDAKIRERLRGEIKRIQRELGITTIYVTHDQEEAMAVSDRIAVMNVGHVEQVGKPLELYYRPKTEFVARFLGLSNILELKAENGRACLGGLCFEVGRDGKVRVFFRPESVYVKPGDTAEIIDYELLPGRIRLRLGIEGEVILAERFLDELPFGVEAMPERVDVEVRSFSVLG, via the coding sequence ATGGTGAGGGTAGAATTCAAGGGAGTTCTCAAGGAGTGGGAGGATTTTCGGCTTGAGATAAGCGAGCTCGACGTCAAGGACGGCGAGTTTCTCACGCTCCTCGGGCCGAGCGGCTGTGGAAAGACCACAACGCTCAGAATGATAGCGGGCTTTGAAAAGCCGGAGAGGGGAGAGATACTCTTCGACGGAAGGCGGGTGAACGATTTACCTCCCTACGAGCGCGGGATAGGCATAGTCTTCCAGGACTACGCGCTGTTTCCCCACATGACGGTCTTCAAGAACATCGCCTTCGGCCTTGAGATGAAGGGGCTTCCAAGGGGGGAGATAGAGAGGAAGGTAAAGTGGGCGCTTGAGCTGGTCGGTCTGGAGGGCCTCGAAAACCGCTATCCGGAGCAGCTGAGCGGCGGTCAGCAGCAGCGCGTTGCCCTCGCGAGGGCCTTGGTCGTTGAGCCAGAGGTTCTGCTCCTGGACGAGCCCCTCAGCAACCTCGACGCCAAGATAAGGGAGCGCCTCAGGGGAGAGATAAAGAGAATCCAGCGCGAGCTCGGAATAACGACGATATACGTCACCCACGACCAGGAGGAGGCGATGGCGGTAAGCGACAGGATAGCCGTCATGAATGTCGGCCACGTTGAGCAGGTTGGAAAACCGCTGGAGCTCTACTACCGCCCAAAGACCGAGTTCGTGGCGCGCTTTTTAGGTTTGAGCAACATACTGGAGCTTAAAGCCGAGAACGGGAGGGCCTGCCTCGGAGGGCTGTGCTTCGAAGTCGGAAGGGATGGGAAAGTGAGGGTATTCTTCCGGCCAGAGAGCGTCTACGTAAAACCCGGCGATACCGCTGAAATCATCGACTACGAACTCCTGCCCGGCAGGATAAGGCTGAGGCTCGGGATTGAAGGGGAGGTAATCCTCGCGGAGCGCTTCCTCGACGAGCTGCCCTTCGGAGTTGAGGCTATGCCGGAGAGGGTAGATGTCGAGGTGAGGAGCTTCTCGGTGCTGGGGTGA